TGCAGCAGTAGACGGTGTTGTCGGCCGAGGAGCTCATCCGGGGGTCCGACTCGGCGATATCCACCTCCAGGGCCTTGCTGGCGCGCGCCGACACGAGCTTCACTGATCTCGACCGGCGCGAATTCATCAATCGAAACAGCCGGATCAGCCGCGCCGCCAACCCTCGTCGCCGGCAACAATAACCAGTTGCCTGCCCCTAATTCAGCGATCACCACAAGAATCGAATCCGTCTGCCTCAGAATCCGCGGCTGACGGAAGAACAGCGGGTAGCGCCGGAGCCCGGCGGCGATTCAGGACCGGCTCGCCCAGGCGACAGGCGGCGGCGAGTCCTTGGGCGACCGACCGACGACGGCAGGATCACGGATCAAGAACTGCAAATTAGCAAGCCACAGTCAGTATGTATCCGCCCAACCCCGCGCAGGATTCCGGCGCCCCTGATCCCTTACAGCATTTCCCCCGGGACCAAACCCAGGAAAACGAGGATCGGGCTCAGGATGGGAGAAAAGGCGGCGCCTTTCCCGACGAACCAATCATTCGCGCCGCGGGCGACGGAACGAGCCAAATCAAATGGCAGCAGCGAGAACACGGGGATGAATTACCTGGACGGAATGGCGCGGCGGGGCGCCGTGGATGGGCGCGAGAGGGAGAAGCCGCGTGGGGatttggggagggagagggggagtaGTAGTGGGAGGGGTGGTTGATGCGGGCTGAGGGAGGGGGAAGACGACCGggtggaagaggaagaggagaagacTTGGCctgaggtgaggtgaggtgggGTTGGATTGACCGGGCAACCATGCCAAGACGACAAGCAATCAAGCACGGCATTAAATGGAGCGAGAAgggcaaaaaaaggaaaaagagattgAAAATGCCACGCGGTTTGGGCTTTGTATGTGTCATTATTTAAGAGATGCCGGGAATGTTTAAAAGATCATCTTGCGGTTGTTATGATGTGTGACTGGAGAGTGGCTTACCTAATGGATAGTCGTGGGTTATCTTTAGTTTATTGATCATCCTGGATGTACAGGTGGAAGGTTGTAAAAACTCAGTTATGAGTCGATCCAGTGACCAAAAGCAAAAACTTGCATCCCTAAGAGCAACTTTGAAAGATCCCTTAAGgcagcggcaggcggcggcgctagaaCTTCGATCAAAACAGGTTGTGAGGAGGGGGAGTTGACGGCGGTCCAACAGAGGACCCACACGTGCTGATATAGCTAGTTTTGAAGTTTTGAGGAGTTTATTATTAGAGATCTACTACGGGATAACATGAATTTGGGGAAATAATTTTTTAGTACAGCTCCCAATAGAtagttttgggaaaaaaaattaaaaatctaATAGTGAATCTTGTGTTGTATTAATCGTCCCATGACAACCAATATTCCATGCGTGGCTTTGCTCATGTTACACGAGTTTTGAAAAAGGAAAATGCTACTACTACAAAAAATGTAGTATTAAATTAATATAATGACTATCTTCCCTACGTGTCCTAACTTTAGACTTAACAAAAGTGCAACCGAAGCCGTTGGAAGCCCTCCAAAGGGGCCTTTTATCTTGCAGCATTTGTTTTAACTTGACTGCGTTCCTGAAAAATAATACATATGCTTAAAGGTAGATAATATCTGTGAAGTATATTTCAAGCTAATTATCACTCTTCATCTGTAATAGAAGTATGATTTTCAACCCACAACTACAAAACCAGACACAAGAGCCATCCAACTGGCAGAACTGGGCAAATTTGGCCTTTGGGTGGTTTGAagagtggttttgcattttctagaaatttgaaAAGGTTAGGTTTAATtaaaactaattcatttcaaatcagGAAAATATCAAATTGGTGCAAAATTTTTTATGAAAATGTAACCTACCTACTCGTGTTCTATCTGGCATTATCTGAATCTTAGTCGTTCATTTTCCTTGTATTTTGTTAAGAGCAATAAAACATTAGAAATAGTAACAGATATGTTGTAAACAATCCAAGTAGAGTAGCAACAAATAGCctaaatttttagaaaacttttggtgccaacttcatatttttttagatttgaaatgaattaatTATGAATTTTTTGATTAAAtcaaaactttttaaatttttagaaaatgtgaAATCACCCTCGAAACCACCCAAAGGTCCAATTTTGTCAGGTTTGGATAGCGGATGGTCCTCTCCGTCCGATTTTGTAGTTTTGGGTTGAAAATCAGGCTTGTGCTGTAGTTGCACGGTGACAATAGGATTTTTCCTTAGATTTAACCACGGTCAAATTCTCTACAGTAAAAGGCAGTGACAAGGAAACTGAAACGGACGTTCGTAAATAATTTTCGCTCTTTGTAAAGCAAACTCCGGCCGTGGCGTACCACCTGAGCTGTCCTCTAGGGAGATagaaaagaattttttttttgaaagatacaGAAAAGAAATTACAAGGCACATCTCGTGCCGATTTGGAAGTGTTGGCGGCCGACGAGGAAGGAAAGGAGGACGGGACATGGAAGACTCCACATGGCTTTCAGCAGCGGCGACGATCGACGACgaggctgcctgcctgcctgcctttgAAGCGTTCAAAAGGTGGCGTCGACAGACGACAGCGTGTGCTCGGCAAAGGCCAAGCCGACCAATGCACGGCCGACCTGTCACAACGGCTGGGTCTGCTGACGCGCCTGTGTCGTCGTGTCGTTCATGTACTGCTTCGCAGATGCTTCCTTCTCAGCAGCCTGTGTCGTTTCAGCTCGCTCGCCATCGAACGGGACCGATGGTGATCCGTCGATGTGGAGATGGGGATGGCTGAGCTGAGTGATTCGATTCCTTCCTTCTTTGCGAGCATTTCGTTTTTCCAATGATGCTGTCTCATCCGATTGTTTCCTCCATGAGATCAGAGTGTGGGATTTTATGCTTTTCATATCACGGAGAATGATAAAGTTATAGTGCAATTATAGTCCTTCGATGACCTAGTATGCGCTTGATTTGAGGATCAAATGGGAGGGACTAGTCCTGTTTCTTTTTTGGATGTGTTCATATATTTGATTTTGATTTGATTGGGATGCATAGGTTCGTTctgattttttgtttggttggagagataaAAAATAAATGCTTATTTTTCACCGTTAGACCTATCATCCATAAGGCCCCGCATGTCATCTTCTTTttacttgtatttttttttctgcattaTCTTCTTCCAGAGCTCCTCCCGAGCGCCCAACACGAGCACTAGCTGCGCCTCAGCTCGCTCGCGCTGGCCGTGGCTGCCCAGGTGGTCCtgtccgcgtcgccgccgctcgaCTTGCTCCTCAGCTCCCCCCAGCTTGCAGCTCGCAGCTCCCCCCTGGGCCACCTGCTGCCTCGCCCCGCACACTTGCAGCCCGGGCCGACGAGCACCTCATCCGTGCCCCTGCAGCCGGCGCAGAGGAGCAGCTCGCCTGCGCCAACCCAGCTCCGGCGGACCGACCTCGCCGGCTCGCCCCTGCAGAGGAGCAGCTGCCCCGCTCCGGCCCCGTcccgctccggcgccggcccTGCTCCAATTCGCTCGAGCTCAGCTGTTGCTGTCGACTCGATTCGTCGCCGACTCGATTCGCGATTTGTTTTCCCTTTGACACGAGTTTGTTTGGTGGCAGCCTACCCCCCATCGAGACATCCAATCTTTTTTGTTTGATGGACACAACCCAACAACGAAAGGCCGAGTCCGATAGTTGGGCCTCCGTTTAGGCCCAGAAAACGCTCGTCCGCTTGGTCCATTGAGAAATCATCTGCGGTACTGTTACAGTCGGCAACTTTTGCAAGCTCACTTTTGTTCAAGTCTTTGCGAATCAGCAGGCAAGTTGAGGGTGTTCTGAGGCTAGTTCAGTGCAAGCATGTCCACTTGATTCTAGTACCTGAGCTGACTGACTAGTGGCTGTTTCAGAACCATATACTAGTGGTTCAGAACAGCCTGAAAGCATTATCCTGCTTTTCCAGTCTCTAGCTAGTCATGTACGCCGTGGTACTGCTATTTGTGGAACAACCAGGGAAATAGCAGCACAAGAACAAGGATATCAAAAGGACAGTTTGCAATGGGCTTATGAATGGACCTGATGGACCTAATCGTGGCACTCCATCCTTAATGACAAGTGTGTGCGGCAAATGGACTGGACTGTAATCGTACTCTTATTGAATATCTCTAGGACTGCAGTAACAATCATACACTTCAATCACTGTGTGCACACAAAGCAAGCATAACTAACACGTTTTTTGAAGAATCATTCGGGAACAACCAAGTTgaaatatttcttcttctttttttcaatcGATTCGCAGAGGCACAAATCCAAAAATCAGGGCACGTCATTTTCATCACTTCTTATTATTCTAGTCCAAAACGCGCCAGGTCACCAACAGAATCAACCGTCTTCTAAACGGCACAAGCACCGGAAACGGTCACTTTCACACAATCTCACAGACAGAGCTCTTCATCACGAACCAAAAAACGCCAGCAATACAATTCTCTCTCACAAACACACacaccaaaaacaaaaaaacacacGAATTTCCCCCAAAATATCTAACTGTAAGCATATACTAAAGAACACACACACAGGTTGCTGCAACTAAACTAATGCCTGGATTAAACTAAGATTAGATTAGATTAGATACACGGTACAAATGTCTACTATAATATCATGGTTCATGGACCTATGCTCATGGATTATCTATTACTAAACACCAGGGCATGACAAGGTTCTGGACTGCAGCACCAGCCTAAATCATGTCCCCCATGTTCACCAACCAATCTTAGAATATTGGGTTATCTGTCAAATGAAGGCCAATCAAGCATGTTCCTGGCAATCTGTTCCAACTGATAAAGCAGCACCCCATGTTTGAACTGATCAAGAATCTGCAATGGCATGCTCATGTGCGTCTTTCAAAAGGAGCCTACATGTTTTTTCCTTCCTGCAAGGACAGCCAGTCTACACAATGATATGCAAGAATATGGCATATTCTGCCGCTTGCGTCCACGTACTTCCCTATCTAGCTTTTCTGTACTTAAGCATCATCGACAGGACAACCAATTGCAATCTGTTACTTCAAGGTCTAGAGACAGGCTATCAAGCACACGGAGACATCTGGCAATGCCAGGCTTGAAGTAAAGCAATGATCGATAAGTTATATTCACAGAAATTAGTATCTGACCAAGTCATTACAGTAGATAGgggggaagaagaaaagaaaaggatcctCTATCATATGACTATGATATATTAAAAAGAATGGGAGGTGAAAGAAATGTCCTCTCCGTTGGCCGTGCCATTTGTCTATCACTCGGGGATCAGCTTCAGGATAAGTGAACCAAATTTCACTGTCCCACACAGCATCATCCGCAAGAGACACACGGATCAAAAGCCATCTCTGCTCATCCATCTATAGTGAGACATGTAGCCGGCTCCAGCCTACTAGCGTAGAGTAGCTCTAGTTCCTGACCATGATGCGCATCAATAGATACCTCCTCAATAGCATTAATGCTGACGACCACGCCACGGTGAATGACTCAAAAGTCCAACACAGTCGAGGTGAGGTTCATCAGCCGACCCAAAGCATTCGGAGCAAACTTCCTCGCAAAGAGGTAGCAGACAGAGGTGGGCTTCGAGTTATAAAAGCACTGCGTACCATTATTCCTGATGGTCTGGATGAACTCTTCTGTGATGTCTGCAGCACCATAACTTGCTGGATGCGGGCCTCCTCTTGACCAATCAACCCATGTGATGGTCCTGTTGGCGTTGAGGGGTCCATGGAACAAATGAAGATAAGTTGGTATGTAATGCTCATCTGGGTAACAGGATGGCCTGCAATGCTTTCTGAAGATTGAGTAGTACTTGTAGTCTGCTACTATCTGGACAGCCAGTTCCCGGTTAAGTTCAAACCACTCTGACCCTTTTCTCCATTGATCCGCCATGATGTGAGGTGCCATGCGCCGGTTGTACCGGCCAGCACATTGAGGGGTGTCGATGTTGTAGGACTCAACAAAACTGTGTGCCGAGTTAATGAGGTACTCGTAGACTGTTGGGAAGTTGAAGACAGGAATGCAGCTCTCCGAGAGCAGCACAAACCGCTCATTCGAGAAATCCAACAAGGCATTGGCCAGCAGGCGCTTCTCAGCATCCACAAGAGTTATTGATCCCCAGGACACCTCCTGCATTGGAAAGAAACAAAATGTTAGAATGTGGAACAATGTTATCCATTGATAAAGGGCTTGAACTGCAAGCACACTAAGGAGATTCAGCAGAGGGAGGAACCCACACATTACGCTGAAATTTGAAGGTCGTAATATAGcccaaaaagaaaagggagaatAATATCTATCACTATGAAAACCCACTTTACTGAATAGGTCAGCCCAACCTTCTTGACCGAATACTTATTAAATGATTGGGCCAGAACCTTTGTCAAGCAAGAATCTCATCATCACTCATCTGAAATTCGTGAACACCACTAGTCGTTGAACAAATGAATGAAGTAGTTAACCAACCTAAGCACCTAGCTAGCATTGGGACAAGCAAGCATATTCCCCTAGAGCAAAATCCTCACCAATTTGCACACACATATCCCAATCAAGTTGAGCAGCACATGGCAGCCACCAACTAGCACGACATGCGGCCACCAAGGCACCAGCTATCCAATCAactgtagatttttttttctttttggtgcaAGACAATAATGCGACGAAAATGCTCAAGCTGCTGGATTGCAATGTGCTTCTAGTAGTGAAGATAGATTCATCATGAGGACAACAAATGAATTAACATAACAATCAATGAGCTAACAAGAGTACTAGTAGTGGATTAACAATAAGTAAGTAAATGAATGaggtgaaagaaagaaagggcaAAGCAACAACCAACCTCGCTGGGGATCTGCCTGCCGTAGAAGGCCGAGTTCTTGGATACGTTGAGCTTGTAGTCCGGCACGGTGTGGACGTAGACGGAGTAGAGCCCCTGGTGCCCGCGGAAGAACTTGTCCCAGAGGGGCGCGAACGGGATGGGCCCGCGCGtcatgaagaggaaggcgaCCTTGGGCACCCGCTGGAACGGGAAGTCCTCGGCCCTCGGCACGAGCGACGCCCGCCAGAAGAGCTCGTCGTCGGTCATGGAGTGCGCGAGCCGCGGCGGGTGGACGAAGGCCTTGAaggcgaggccgaggccgcAGTCCCGGTCCCGCGGGTCGCAGCCGTAGGTGGTGGCCGGGAAGAAGAGCTCGGCGTGGGAGGCGTTGTAGTAGTACCGCGCGACGCTGCCGCTGACGGAGAGGCCGAGGACCACCCCGCCCATGAAGATGACCGTGGCCGTCACGAGCTTGAGGAGGCCGGTGGACCAGTCCTTGCGCGGGGTCGGCGGGAAGTAGTCGGACTCCTCGTCGCCCATCCCGCCtgtggcggcgccgcccgtgatgccgccgcgggacttGAGCGTCTGCTTGGAGTCCCCGCCCCACATCTCGGGTCAGGGAGCCAAGGATGGAAGCGGGGGGGATCGGGCGAGATCGGGCCCTCGCGACGCCGGGATCGGAGGCCCGATCTCCTTCCTGGTGCCCCCGCGCGGAGATGGGATCGAGTGCCGCTGGCTGGGCCCCTCGGCGGAAGGCGCCTCCTGTGCCGGTGGTGCCggggcgaggacgccggcgacgagccgcGCGCGCAGCTGGGCACGCggggggaggaggtggtggaaggGGGGGAGATGATGCTTAGCGGCTAAGGAGAAAGGGAGGTCGCTGTCGGGTGGTGGAGACGGGGAGGGAGTGAGCGACGCGGGTCGGGGGCGGGGAGCGTGTCTGCTATTTATCGGAGGGAGACCCCCCCGCGGCCGCGAGCGAGATTTCTCGATGAGGTCGCCGACgaggcagggagggagggaggaggtggtctggagggaggaggggaggggagggggtgaaaCGGTCAGAAGGCGGGGCCCGCGCGGAAACGGTGGTGGCGGGCCGCGGGGCCCGCAACGTGGCCGTGGCAAAAGTTTTTTTCCCTCTGCCCTGCCcccgggcggggcggggcggggcgcggcggagcGCGTGGAGAATTGGCTTGGGTGGGCCGCGAGTGGAGGCGGGCCCACGCGGCGTGGAGAGTTCGCCGCGCGACTAGCTACTAGAGGTTCACGCGCTCGTGCCGGGGAGTAGTAGGGCCCGCCTGTCATGCACAGATAGACGACCGGGTTTGGCGTCTGGATTCCGGAACGGTCGGGCAGCGACCGGTGGGGCCAGCCGCGTGGGTCCTCCCCGTCAGTGGCGTGGGCACGTGCCGTGACAGGTAGGAGTATGTGCGTGTAGGCAACCGGCCGGTCGGCACGCATCATTTGTTGTGTATGGTTCGATAGTACGTTGGACATCTGGGGAAGCAAACGGTGATCAAAGGTTAGTAACTTAGTGTAAAAAATGGCGGAGAAAAAGATAGAGACATCTGGCAGAAAATATGTTGAGCAGCAACGCATGCAAGCTATACTTGCAACCAACAAGCGCGTGCATGTGTACGTGCGTTAGAAACAAGGCAAGGCAGCCGTACTAACTAAGTACGCGCACGCGTCTATGCCATTCTTTAGTACGTTACGTACTAGGATTCCTTGGCGCGCtttgtacgtacgtacgtacgtaggATCATGTTGTACGTACGCGCTTTTTTGTACGTGTTGTGTATATGCTAACAAAAACGGTGTGGCGGAGCATCAGATgtgtatacatacatacatacatatacacaCGCGGAACGGCACGAATGACAGCTGCGAATAATCATTCATGCACGCATCATTACTGGACCTCCATCCATCAGAGCTCCATCTGGTGACCATCTACTTATATATATTCCTTGGTTTCAGCAATCGTCTTCTACTCTTGTGTgctaaggaggtgtttggatacgagtgTTAAGCTTTagcaggatcacatcggatattcggatgctaattagaaggactaaacatgagctaattacaaaactaattgcacagatggaatctaattcgcaagatgaatctattaaggctaattaatccatcattagcaaatggtcactgtagcaccacattgtcaaatcatggattaattaggtttaatagattcgtctcgcgaattagactccatctgtgcaattagttttgtaattagactatatttaatactcctaatcagTATCAAACATCGgatgtgacagatgctaaagtttaacacgatgttcccaaacacccctaaatgaTTATTAGTCGACGCCATTGACCGTTGACTTCATTTCAACGGACGGCCAAGTCAATGAAGGAGGTCAAGGTCagccccgtcgccacccgccaaATCGGACAAGGACGGACGTGGTCAGAGCGCTGACTGCCATGGGCCCGGCCCGCCCCCAACTTCCGGCCCAAAAATACAAAGGAACGTTGGCCCATCATCGGCGTACAGTTGCTAGACGAATCATTCGTTGACAGTCAACGTTCCTAGTCGGAATAATAGCAGGAGTAGGTGCCTGCCACGACTGAGTCCTTGTTGCTGCGTGCAAATTGCAAAGGCAACCACCGCACCAGACCCACCACTCTCTTTCTCCTCGCGTTGCCTCGTTGCCTGGACCAATAATCCAGCCAGTTGGATCCAATCCACCACCACGCACCAGGCCCGGCCCGACCTGCCCACCAAACCCGCCCGCCCAACGGCCGAGCCCAACCACTCCCCCATTCCCACGCACGGGGAAGGGGGGGCTGGCGAGTTTTCCTcgctctcctcttcttcctcccccctCACATCATCACCCCTCGCTCGCCTGTCGCCTCCGCGTCGCCAGAGGAGGGGCACAGCGACTCAGCGAGGGGAGATCCACccccgacccgccgccgccgccgccgcctccgccccggatctcctcctcctacgccgcgcccgtcgcctccGCGAGGGCAGTCAGTCAGTCTCCACCCCACCcttcctctcccctctctcctcccccccACCTCAATCCTAGCTAGggttcctccgccgccgcccagttCCGCCCGCTCCACCCCCTCGCTCGCCCCGCCCGCTCGCTTCCGCTCCAACCGTCCTAGGGTTCCGGTAGCAGCACCGCAGGCAGCCGAATCTCCCACCCCAGGCCCTCACCCATTCCCGGGCGCAGCGTCCTCCCCTCCACGCTCCAGGGGGGAGCTCCGATTCACCCCCGCCCACCATTCGCTTCGCCCCCTCACGATTCCTCGCGTGCTGGTTGGCGCCATCGCGGGAACGGAATGTCACGCAGGCCGTGCTCAAAACCTTCCCCCTTTTAAGAGACTCCCGTCTACCAATGACCACGCTTCGTCCGTGGGATCAATCAGGCTTCCGTTAatttcatcatcatcactttacatcagctgctgctgctgctgctgcttcagtTCCTAGTATGGTATGGTATGGTATGGTATGGCATGGCTGCTGCTAACTGTTGCCTGTGATAGGTCTGATAGCGCGATGGCATCTCCATGCTCTCATGCTCGTGTTGCGCCACATGTTCAGCGGGCTATGCCTTTTGCGCCTCTCAGGGGCGGTCTGACTTGCGGTAGCTGCCTGCTTAGATGCTGTTGGGAAAGCAGTTACATGTTCCCGGCCAATCCCCACCGGTTACGTCCCAACTTTCGGCAATGAATCGCAAGGTGTCCAGCTCCAGCATCTTGTTTGTCTGGATGTTAGTGTCGCGCCGGTTTACCCGGGAATTGTACCTTAACGGGAATGCTACTGAATGGGGAAGAGCTAGCTTGAGTGGACTAAAATGGAAAATTGATAGaatcaaaaagaaaattctctaTTTATTATTCACGCCCTTACATTTGTCTGCTCACGTTCGACACGCAGGCTTCAAAGCTTTATCCTATCTGTCAATCATGACTGTGCCATACAACTATCTGTACCTGCGAAATCTACTTGCTATGAGTTCATATATGGATGTTTTTGAATTTTCAATAATTATGAGTTCGTCTACTCTTACTCAAACATGTATGGTTCTTGAACAGGATCGATGGATAACCTCTCCCCGAGCACTCTGCTCAATAGTATCTCCCGTCTTGGTGTCTTAACATCTGATGGCTCTAACGTGAGACCCAAGCCAATTCAGAAGTATTGCCAGAATGTGTATGATATCTCAAGCATCGTGAACTCCCTTCTTGAAGATCTTTGCAAGTCTCCGGAAGAGCAACTCAATGAGGTCCTAAGAGATCTTGACACTGCTATCCATGAAGCTTCAGGCCTTATTGGAAACTGGCACCAGACTACCAGCAAGATATATTTCGTAAGTATATACAAGTCGATATACTCGCTTATCACCTGTCCTCTCCACTTTCGATACATTATGCTTTAGAATGATGTTACCCAAGGAAAATCAATCGGTCGCCTTTTAACATTCACTGCCCCTTTCCATTTCTTACTAGGTAGCTGCTACTCTTTTGATTCTTTTATGTGAAAACTCAGTATCTCACATGCATTGGCTAGATACAAATGTTTGTATTATCTGTTAGCATCACCATTTAGCCTTTCTCACTGTCTCTTCTTATTGTGTCTAGCATTTACACTAACAAGATAAGACATCGCGAAGATTGCTATCATCCTAATAACATGACCTCTGGGTCCCTGAATATTGTAATTTTTTAGCTGTAGTTAACAGCATATGTTGCTTATATGAATTGAAGCATTTG
The genomic region above belongs to Setaria italica strain Yugu1 chromosome VI, Setaria_italica_v2.0, whole genome shotgun sequence and contains:
- the LOC101769924 gene encoding uncharacterized protein LOC101769924, with product MWGGDSKQTLKSRGGITGGAATGGMGDEESDYFPPTPRKDWSTGLLKLVTATVIFMGGVVLGLSVSGSVARYYYNASHAELFFPATTYGCDPRDRDCGLGLAFKAFVHPPRLAHSMTDDELFWRASLVPRAEDFPFQRVPKVAFLFMTRGPIPFAPLWDKFFRGHQGLYSVYVHTVPDYKLNVSKNSAFYGRQIPSEEVSWGSITLVDAEKRLLANALLDFSNERFVLLSESCIPVFNFPTVYEYLINSAHSFVESYNIDTPQCAGRYNRRMAPHIMADQWRKGSEWFELNRELAVQIVADYKYYSIFRKHCRPSCYPDEHYIPTYLHLFHGPLNANRTITWVDWSRGGPHPASYGAADITEEFIQTIRNNGTQCFYNSKPTSVCYLFARKFAPNALGRLMNLTSTVLDF